In Campylobacter concisus, the genomic window CGTTGTTGTCGGTCCATTGATCAAATTTCAATCTTCCTTCAACCAGAAGTTTGGAGCCTTTGCTTAAATATTGATTTGCTATCTCAGCTGATTTGCCAAAGAACGATATGTCAATAAAGCATGTCTCTTCACGTTTTTCGCCGTTAGTATTAAATTTTCTAGTAACAGCAATACCGGAATTTCCTATAGCAGATCCACTAGTAGTGTATCTTAGCTCGATATCTCTTGTTAAATTCCCAACTAGTACTACTTTATTGAACATTTTTTATCCTTGATTATTCTTCTGTAAAAGTTTGCTCGTCTACTTTTTCAACTCTTGGCTCACGCGGTGCTCTTGGCTCGCGAGGCTCTTTTTTTATAGTTTGCTTGATACCTTTGCAAAGTCTTTCCCAAGCTGCGATTTCGCGTTTATTTTCATATTTAACGCTTAAAAATCTTATGATATCTTCAGTGATCCTTACATTTCTTGTAAGTTCTGCAAGAAGCGCTGGTGGTGCTTTGTAATAGATAACAAAGTATGTTCCACGCTCGTATTTTTTGATGGCATAGGCTAACTTTCTAGTACCCATCTCAACGACAGTAGCGATCTCGCCGCCGTTTTTTGTTATAACTTCTTTTACGAAGTCAACTTTAGCTTTAACTTCCTCTTCCGTTAGTGTCGGCTTAAGAATAAATAAAAGCTCGTAATGTTTCATTTCTTCTCCTTATGGATATTTAGCTCACTTTGTGAGCAAGGATTTTGCTTTAAGCAAGGGTGGATTTTAGCTTAAAGTTACTTAATATTTGCTGTTGATAAGAGATGTTGCAAATTTAAAATAGTTGATAATACAAAAATTTCTTTATCCATTTTTGTATTTGTTTTTAGCTCTAGCTCGGCTAAATTTAGCGTTTTAAATATCTCTAGATATGTATTTAAATTTAGTTTTAAGCTATTTGCTTTTAATAAATTTGCGACATTTACAGGCGGTTGATAACCAATTGCCTCATCTAAATTTAAGCGACCATTTACCTTTATATAAGAGTAAATTTTAAATAGCCTAAAAAATGCTTTGTAAAGCGAGTTTAGAAGAAAAATTTCATTAAAATTCGGATCTTCTAGATAGTTAAAAAAGTCGTTTTTTATATCTTTTAGAGCCATAAATTTGTTAAAAAAATCGTCAAAATTTATCCCACCAAGTCCAAAAACTAGCCTTTTTATATCATCTTGTTCGATGTGAGTATTTAGGCTCTTTAACTTTGTTAGCTCGCTTGCTGCAAGGTATAAATTTTCATTATGTGTAAAGTAAAGCTCATAAAGTGCGTTTTTGGTTATGTTTAGACCAATTTTAGCTGCGCTTTTAGCTAGCAAATTTATCGCTTCATCTGGAGTTGATGGCTTAAAAAATCTCGCAAAATTTGTCCCAAAAGCCTTTTGCGTATCAAAAACTAGTTTCATATCGGACTCATAAAGTTCAAATAAAAAGTAATTATCTTGGCTTTTTGAGCAAAGCGAGATGAGCTCTTTTAGCTCTTTTGCTGGGATCTTTTTGTCGCTTTTTACATAAAGGATATTTTTGCCGCCAAAAAGCGACTGCTCGCTTAGGTGAGAGCTTGCTTGCGCGTAGTTGTACTCGTCAAAATAAAGGCTTAATAGATTTGCATCTTCGCTTGCGTAAAAGCTCAAAATTTCCTTGCCAAAAAGCTCGATCTGAAACTCATCTGCCCCAAAAAGCAAGAAGTAGTTGCTTAAATTTGCATTTGCTAAATTTAGCTCCAAATCTTTTCTATACATCGATCTTTCTTGCCACTTTTGCAAAAATTTTAGCACTTGCGATGTCGGCCTCTGTGATCTTGACGACAAGTTTTTGGAGTAAATTTGCACTGTATCCAGTTATAAAAATTCTAGCTCCAACAAAATGATCATCAAGCTTTGCGATCAAAACATTTTGGTTTTCGCTCACGTAGCAACGTACCTCTTTGCCGATGTTTGCGGCTGCCCAGCGTGCAAATTTCCTATCCATAAAGTCGTAGGCTACCTTGTCGGCTTCTCTTTCAAGCTCACTTAAATTTGCGCAGGTATTTTGGATGTTTAAAAGCAAGAAGTTGTAAAGCTTCTCATCTTTTGAAATTTTAGCCTTTAAAAGCCTGTGTAAAATGAGATCAGAATACCTTCTAATGGGGCTTGTAAAGTGTGTATATCTGTCAAATCCAAGCCCAAAGTGACCCAAATTTTCGCTTGAATATTCAGCTTTTTTTTGAGACTTGATGATGAGCTTATCTATCTCTTCTCGGTTGCCAAGTCCATCGGCTTTTAGCTGTATCTTTCTTATCAAATTTGCAAGATCGTTTTCGTAGGTAAAGTCAAGCCCCAGAAGTTGCAGGTCCTCAAGCAAGGTATCTATCTTTTTAAAATCAGGCGAAGCATGGTTTCTAAAAACGCCCTTTGTGATGAGCTTTGCGGCAGCTTTGTTCGCTAAAAGCATGCAGTCCTCGACAAGTCTATGTGAGTCAGAGTCGCTTTCAAATCTAGTTTGTAAAATTTGACCCTCTTCATCAAGACTCATTCTCAGCTCTTTTGTCCTAAAGTCAAATGCATGCAAAAGCCTTTTTTTGCGAAGCTTTGTGGTAAGTTTAAAAAGTAGCTTGACCCATGAAATTTCACACTCTCTTTTGCCTTCTAAAATTTCATCGATCTCGTCGTAATTAAAGCGCCTTTTTGAAAGGATGATCGCTTCAAAAAGCTCCTCTTTTTTTACCTCATTATTCGCATCAAGTGAAATTTTAAAGCAAAATGCAAGGCGCGGCACATCTGGCTTTAGCGAGCAGATATTTTCACTTAGCGCGCGTGGCAACATCGGCACTGAAATGTGCGGAAAGTAGATAGAAAAGCCTCTTTTTTTAGCCTCGCTGTCAATAGCGCTATATGCGGTCACATACTCGCTTACATCAGCGATTGCGACATAAATTTCTCGCTTTTTCTCATCAAAATATATGGCATCGTCAAAGTCTTTGGCATCGACTGGATCGATCGTACAAAACTCTAAATTTCTTAGATCAACTCTATTTGGATACATGCTAGCATCGACTTCGTCGCCAAAAGCCTTTGCCTCAAGCTCGCAGGCCTCGCTAAATTTATCGTTTTTATTATAAATAGCAAGCGAAATTTTCTCATCGCTTAATGGGTCTTCTAAATTTCCTAAAACCTCAACTATCTCGTTGTTTAGGTTATTTATCTTTAGTAGCGTCCCAAGTGGGAGCATCTTTAGGCTTTTTTGCGTCGCTTTTAAGGTCGTGCTTAGTCCAGTTTTTAAATTTACTCCTAAAATGGCCGCTCCAAAGCGTTTTGTATAGACCACACTTGTCTCATTTGCAAGCTTTAGACTCATCACTATCTTAGCGCTTTGGCGTTTTTTCTTAAGCGGTAAAAGCTTTGCTAACACGATATCGCCAAGGTGAGAGTTGTTTAAATTTTTATTTTCTACGATGATATCTTGCTTGAAGCGTTTATCAAACGGCATGATAAAGCCAGTTGCGTTTTGACTGATGTCTAGCTTGCCGCAGACGTAGCCATTGTTTAGGTAAAATTTATCTTTATGTGAGCTTACGGCACCAAGATTTAAGAGATTGCGTAAGACTTCTTTGTCTTCGTTTGATATCTCTTTTTCTTTGATGCCGACAAGTAATGAAGTTAAAAATTCTTTCACAAATTATCTTTGACTTTAGCGACAGCCATTAAGAACGTATCATGTCTAAAGCCATATTCGTCAAGAAGCGGTAGTGTGTTTTGTATGCTTATATCATCAAGTTGATTAAAGATATTCACAGCTGTTTTTATGACTTTTAGGGCTTTTGCATAATCTTTTATATGATCTGGTGCCTCTTCTGGATTAGTTGAATATAATATTGAGCTACTAAGCTCTGTCTCAAGATTCCATTGTTCAAAAATTTTAGCTGTAACTTCTTCGTTTGACATATCTAAAATTTCTGTTTCAAATAATGAGAGATCAGTTGGGCTAGAAATATTTTTGATCTTTTCTCTAAAATCAACATCTTGTTTGCTTTCGACTAGCTCATGAGCAAGAACTATCTTGCCAATTTCAAGCATAAATGAAGCTGGAGAGAGAATTTCTAGACTCTTAGGATTAATCTTAGAGTGCCAGTTGTACATCAATGCATTCTGAATGATCGAGATATTTAAAAAATCTTGTGTAGTAATACCATAAGGCTCTAAATTTATAGAAAAACTCTTTTTGATAGTGCTTGAAAGCGCAAAACCACGAATGGTAGCCATACCAAAAAGAGAAATAGCTCTTGCGATGGTTGTGATCTCTTGAGAAAATCCATAAAGTGGAGAGTTTGCGGAACGTAGGATATTTGCTGTTAGCATCGGATCCTTTTCAACTACTTTTGTAAGATCGCTTATTGAGCTGTTTTCATCCGCGTGTAGGCGTTGAATTTGTATAACTGTATCATCTAGCGGTGGAAGTGCTTTGATCTTTTTAAAAACTGATTCATTCATTGAGTTATCTCTTTTTATTGAATTTTCAGCGTATTTTAGCAAAATAAATTATCATAAAACTTAAAATTAGTTTCCGTGTGTTTCAGCCGATTTTTTGCTGGCTAAAGTTATAATTTTGCCAAATTTTAATAATAGGAGTAACAATGGCTATAAATGTTTATTACGATAAAGACTGTGATTTAAGTCTTATTCAAAGTAAAAAAGTAGCAATCATCGGCTTTGGCTCACAAGGTCACGCACACGCTGAAAATTTAAGAGACAATGGCGTAAGTGTCGTAATCGGTCTTGCAAAAGGTGGCAAAAGTTGGGCAAAAGCTGAAGCAAAGGGCTTTGAAGTAAAAACTGTAAGCGAAGCTACAAAAGGCGCTGATGTAGTTATGATCCTAACACCAGATGAGCTTCAAGCTGAAATTTATAAAAATGAGATCGAGCCAAATTTAAAAGATCACGCTGCTATCGCATTTGGACATGGTTTTAATGTTCATTTTGGACAGATCAAAGCTCCAGCAAACATAGACGTCATCATGATCGCTCCAAAAGCCCCAGGACACACAGTTAGAAGCGAATTTTTAAGAGGTGGCGGCATACCTGATCTTATCGCTGTTGAGCAAAATGCAAGTGGAAAGGCTAAAGAGATCGCTCTAAGCTATGCTTGCGGCATAGGTGGCGGTAGAACTGGCATCATTGAGACAACATTTAAAGATGAAACTGAAACAGATTTATTTGGTGAGCAAGCTGTGCTTTGCGGTGGTCTTTGCGCACTTGTAAATGCTGGCTTTGATACGCTTGTAGAGGCTGGCTATGAGCCTGAGATGGCATATTTTGAGTGCTTGCATGAGTTAAAATTAATCGTTGATTTGATGTATCAAGGCGGCATGGCTGATATGCGCTACTCTATCTCAAATACCGCTGAATACGGTGATTACGTAAGTGGTGTAAGAGTAGTTGGCGAAGAGAGCAGAAAGGCTATGAAAGAAGTTTTAAAAGAGATTCAAAATGGCAAATTTGCAAAAGACTTTATCCTTGAGAGAAAAGCGGGTTACGTTAGAATGAACGCTGAGCGTGGTATAGCCGAGAGAAGCTTGCTAAATCAAACTGGCAAAAAACTTCGTTCAATGATGCCTTGGATCACAAGCGGCAAACTTATAGATCAAAACAAAAACTAAACTTTGAGCGAAAAAAAAACTACAAAGAAGCGACCTGTAAAGAAAAAAACAGGTCGTTCTCATAATAAAACTTTCATCGGTATAGGTGTCATAGCGGCTATTTTGATAATCGCGCTTGTTGCAGCTCTTAGCATTAAAAATAATGGGACACAGATAGCAAATAAAGTAGATGAAACAAAGATAGAAAAGCAAATTTCTAAAAAAACTGAGCCAAAGGTTGCCAATAAAGAGAAAAAACAAGAATTTGAGAAGAGAAAATACCCTTTAAAATTTGATGAAGATGAAAATTTAAGTAAAATTTTTACCGATCCTAAACATAAAAGCGAACTTACTTTAAAGCCGAAAATAGAGTCAAAAGAGCAAAAAAAGATAGTTGAAGTAAAAACTGAAATCAAAAAAGAAGAACCAAAAAAAGAGCAAAACGATACTAAAAATTTACTTGCAAGTTATAAAAACACAGAGCCTAGCGTAATAGAAAATGAACAAAAGATAGAGCCATTTTATAGCTCAAAAATCGAACAAAAAACCGAGTTAAAATCTCAAAATTTTGAAGTAAAAATCGATCAAAATAAAAGCGCTGAAATAGAAAAAAAAGAAAAATTCAAAAGCGAGAACACAAAAGTCGAGCCAGCTAAAAAAGCTGAAAATTTAACCACTAAAAAGATAGAAAAAACAAAATATGAAGAAAAGAATATAAAAAAAGATAGCTTTGAAGCGGTACCTTTTATGCCAAACGCCAGCATAAAAGGGCGCGCAAAGCTCGTCATTATAATAGACGATGTGGCGACATTTGAACATGCAAGTATGATAAAATCGCTTGGCTTAAAAATTACGCCGTCTATTTTTCCAGCGACAAAGACTCATCCAGATACGCCAAATATCGCAAGAACATTTGAGTTTTACATGATACATCTTCCGATGCAAGCAAAACACTTTGATAGCCCAGAGATAGGAACTCTTACGATCAACGAGAGTTTTGAGAGCATGCACGAAAAGATAAAAAAGATACGCAAAGACTTCCCGCGTGCAAAATATACAAACAACCACACAGGATCACGCTTTACAAGCGATTTTGATGCTATGGATAAGGCTTA contains:
- a CDS encoding HDOD domain-containing protein gives rise to the protein MNESVFKKIKALPPLDDTVIQIQRLHADENSSISDLTKVVEKDPMLTANILRSANSPLYGFSQEITTIARAISLFGMATIRGFALSSTIKKSFSINLEPYGITTQDFLNISIIQNALMYNWHSKINPKSLEILSPASFMLEIGKIVLAHELVESKQDVDFREKIKNISSPTDLSLFETEILDMSNEEVTAKIFEQWNLETELSSSILYSTNPEEAPDHIKDYAKALKVIKTAVNIFNQLDDISIQNTLPLLDEYGFRHDTFLMAVAKVKDNL
- the ilvC gene encoding ketol-acid reductoisomerase; the protein is MAINVYYDKDCDLSLIQSKKVAIIGFGSQGHAHAENLRDNGVSVVIGLAKGGKSWAKAEAKGFEVKTVSEATKGADVVMILTPDELQAEIYKNEIEPNLKDHAAIAFGHGFNVHFGQIKAPANIDVIMIAPKAPGHTVRSEFLRGGGIPDLIAVEQNASGKAKEIALSYACGIGGGRTGIIETTFKDETETDLFGEQAVLCGGLCALVNAGFDTLVEAGYEPEMAYFECLHELKLIVDLMYQGGMADMRYSISNTAEYGDYVSGVRVVGEESRKAMKEVLKEIQNGKFAKDFILERKAGYVRMNAERGIAERSLLNQTGKKLRSMMPWITSGKLIDQNKN
- a CDS encoding RNB domain-containing ribonuclease — translated: MKEFLTSLLVGIKEKEISNEDKEVLRNLLNLGAVSSHKDKFYLNNGYVCGKLDISQNATGFIMPFDKRFKQDIIVENKNLNNSHLGDIVLAKLLPLKKKRQSAKIVMSLKLANETSVVYTKRFGAAILGVNLKTGLSTTLKATQKSLKMLPLGTLLKINNLNNEIVEVLGNLEDPLSDEKISLAIYNKNDKFSEACELEAKAFGDEVDASMYPNRVDLRNLEFCTIDPVDAKDFDDAIYFDEKKREIYVAIADVSEYVTAYSAIDSEAKKRGFSIYFPHISVPMLPRALSENICSLKPDVPRLAFCFKISLDANNEVKKEELFEAIILSKRRFNYDEIDEILEGKRECEISWVKLLFKLTTKLRKKRLLHAFDFRTKELRMSLDEEGQILQTRFESDSDSHRLVEDCMLLANKAAAKLITKGVFRNHASPDFKKIDTLLEDLQLLGLDFTYENDLANLIRKIQLKADGLGNREEIDKLIIKSQKKAEYSSENLGHFGLGFDRYTHFTSPIRRYSDLILHRLLKAKISKDEKLYNFLLLNIQNTCANLSELEREADKVAYDFMDRKFARWAAANIGKEVRCYVSENQNVLIAKLDDHFVGARIFITGYSANLLQKLVVKITEADIASAKIFAKVARKIDV
- a CDS encoding divergent polysaccharide deacetylase family protein; amino-acid sequence: MSEKKTTKKRPVKKKTGRSHNKTFIGIGVIAAILIIALVAALSIKNNGTQIANKVDETKIEKQISKKTEPKVANKEKKQEFEKRKYPLKFDEDENLSKIFTDPKHKSELTLKPKIESKEQKKIVEVKTEIKKEEPKKEQNDTKNLLASYKNTEPSVIENEQKIEPFYSSKIEQKTELKSQNFEVKIDQNKSAEIEKKEKFKSENTKVEPAKKAENLTTKKIEKTKYEEKNIKKDSFEAVPFMPNASIKGRAKLVIIIDDVATFEHASMIKSLGLKITPSIFPATKTHPDTPNIARTFEFYMIHLPMQAKHFDSPEIGTLTINESFESMHEKIKKIRKDFPRAKYTNNHTGSRFTSDFDAMDKAYRALIEQGFVFIDSKTIAQTAVARAAKKHNQPYISRDIFLDDDPSASAVRRELAAAVNLAKKRGYAITIGHPKKNTIAVIKESKNNLLKDVDVVYLKDIL
- the holA gene encoding DNA polymerase III subunit delta produces the protein MYRKDLELNLANANLSNYFLLFGADEFQIELFGKEILSFYASEDANLLSLYFDEYNYAQASSHLSEQSLFGGKNILYVKSDKKIPAKELKELISLCSKSQDNYFLFELYESDMKLVFDTQKAFGTNFARFFKPSTPDEAINLLAKSAAKIGLNITKNALYELYFTHNENLYLAASELTKLKSLNTHIEQDDIKRLVFGLGGINFDDFFNKFMALKDIKNDFFNYLEDPNFNEIFLLNSLYKAFFRLFKIYSYIKVNGRLNLDEAIGYQPPVNVANLLKANSLKLNLNTYLEIFKTLNLAELELKTNTKMDKEIFVLSTILNLQHLLSTANIK
- the rpsF gene encoding 30S ribosomal protein S6, encoding MKHYELLFILKPTLTEEEVKAKVDFVKEVITKNGGEIATVVEMGTRKLAYAIKKYERGTYFVIYYKAPPALLAELTRNVRITEDIIRFLSVKYENKREIAAWERLCKGIKQTIKKEPREPRAPREPRVEKVDEQTFTEE